The following are encoded in a window of Halococcus salifodinae DSM 8989 genomic DNA:
- a CDS encoding IS5 family transposase, with the protein LCEQIARRNAGDLRTLAADKGYDKTVLRERLRELGIRPLIKHCVRAPYDHAHNVRIDEDLYAQRSMTETVNSAVKRSLGYAVRAXEITLMCVVYNIKRSVKQ; encoded by the coding sequence ACCTATGCGAGCAGATCGCCCGCCGAAACGCGGGCGATCTGCGGACCCTCGCTGCGGACAAGGGCTACGACAAGACCGTTCTCCGTGAACGGTTGCGTGAGCTCGGGATTCGGCCGCTCATCAAGCACTGCGTGCGCGCACCGTACGACCACGCTCACAACGTCCGAATCGACGAGGATCTCTACGCACAGCGGTCGATGACCGAGACTGTCAATTCAGCCGTGAAGCGCTCGCTCGGCTACGCCGTGCGAGCGCNAGAGATCACCCTGATGTGTGTCGTCTACAACATCAAACGTTCCGTCAAGCAGTGA